DNA sequence from the Carnobacterium funditum DSM 5970 genome:
TAAAAGTTTTAGATATTATCAGAGAAGCATTTATGACGATGATTGTTGTAGCTGGTCCAATATTGATCATTGCTCTTGTAGTGGGATTGTTGATTAGTATCTTACAAGCAACGACACAATTACAGGAACAGA
Encoded proteins:
- the fliQ gene encoding flagellar biosynthesis protein FliQ, with protein sequence MTIVKVLDIIREAFMTMIVVAGPILIIALVVGLLISILQATTQLQEQTLSFVPKILAVVLSLIVFGNFMLNALIGFTQKIFEMIAML